GCTGCTGGTGTTGATAGTTCTTCGTCGGCGTTGGATGCACCTTCTAAACCTAGAGAAATTGTTGCATACGATGATATTCTGGAAAACTATTAGCTGCGTTTTGGGATTTGGAGGGTTTAGTTTTGTAAACTGAGCAATGGGTTTAGTTCATAGACATAGGATTATGGAAGAATCTGTAGTGGGTATGAAGTTGGTTGAGTTAGCAGCCATGTTGTGAACGTTGTTGTAGGGTTTTGGACCCATCCGGATCCTAACGGTGGAGATTTTGGACgtatctcattttacttctcacacatccttgataatttctattagttgatcttcttcaattcatttgatctgaaggttgaaaattaaaagatgtgtaagaagtaacatggggtgtgtagatatcacaccccttttggAAATTCTCATATCGTaatattcatcgtacatcgtgcagtcagaaataatttgaatatttttatttaaaatcaaaCATAAATAGTTCTGAACAAAAAACTGACCGTATGATATTTAATAAACGGTTAAGATATAAAAATCTTTAGATATAAAAATCTTTAGGATCTCTACAAAGAAGAACCgaggatccggagagaatcctCATCCGTTGTTGTAGGAGGCCGTGCATATCTTGGAAGAAAATTTTTACGGGTCTATCCAAGCCCAAGATGCTTGAGTCGGAGCCCAAAGAGCCCAAACGATGAGAAATTTAATAGAATGACAGAAAGCAGAAGTCATTGAGAAGGAAGAGCATCAGGGCACCGTAGTAATGGAAGAGAGTGAAGAAAGCAGAGTAGCAAAGCACGACGAAGAAGGAAGCAGCGAGCAACAGATATGGAGTTGGGGGGCAGGAACGGACGGGCAACTGGGCACGGGCAGGCTACAGGATGAGCACCTCCCTCAGCTGCTTCGCCTCCCTTCTCTCGCCCCCGCCGCCGGATCCATCTGCTCCCTTGCCTGCGGCGGCGCTCACGTTCTGGCCTTAACCTCAGGTCTCATCCTTTCCTTCTCCGAATACTATAAAACTTAcaaattttcttctttcttagaaaaaaacaaacatctgTTGCAGGTGGGAAGGTGCTGACATGGGGAAGGGGTACGTCCGGTCAACTGGGTCATCCTGATACGGTCAACAGTCCAAATCCTAAGTTTGTAATGTCTTTGAACAACCTCTTCATTACTCATGCTTCTgctggttggaaccactccggTTTTGTTTCAGGTACATTCTGGCAGTTGATATGTTTCACACTAGCGGTATTCTACTTTGCTCTAACCAATGTGGCTATGCCGACGTCCGCTCTCAGGCAGTTGATATTTGACATTCTGTGGTGGAATATGTTAGTGAATCTCTGATAATTTTACGCCTGTTTGTATCCGTCTCGAATCGAAAACCAAGTTAGATTTTGCCCAATAGTcgaatttttcttcttttgctgcGTTGTGTTTAAAACTTGGTGGCAACTTGAAGTGTGGGGCTTCTTGACTTATTTCTGGTTCTCGGAATTTTCTCGCTTGTTTTCAGATGCAGGAGATCTTTTCACGTGCGGAGATGGCTCGTTTGGTCAGCTCGGGCATGGTGATTTCCAGTCGCATTGCTATCCTGTCAAAGTCTCCTTCTTTGTTGATAAGCACGTGGAGCAGATAGCATGCGGGATGCGCCATTCGCTTGTTTTGGTGAAAGGTAATTTGTAAGGTTGATCTTGTATATTTCTCGCTGACCCGAGCTTTAAGGTAGAGATGCTGATTTATATGATGTATATGCTTTACGACATGCTTAAAGCTTTGCATTTTTGTATTACAACACGAAGgatatccatttattcaatatTTATCCTATTAGTTCAAGTGTATGATGTTTCTCAAATCAAGTATGTTGCTGGTGTTTCAGGAGATGAAGTTTATGCGTTTGGTTCGGGGAAGCGTGGTCAACTGGGTATCTCTGAGGAGAAGATCAAATTAGTTAATATTCCTGAACGAATTCATGGATTTGACAGCGTAAAAATCACTAGCATCGCTGCAAATGGAGATCATAGTGCTGCGTTATCTGGTGAGGCCAACAGACTTACTCTTTCTTGATTTGGTCGTATAACACAGATGATATTGCTTCTAACATGGATGCCGAGCTTTGAAATCTTCCAGTCCATTTAAAAGCTAAGAACTTTCCATGCCAGCCACGCTCCAATTGAACGCTATTCGCCTCAGTAATTTAGTTTTCTGATTGccgttttcttttcttgcctATGACATTAGCTGATGGGCATTTGTACACTTGGGGAAGAGGGTTCGGTGGCATCTCAAGCGCTCACTCCCCACAGCGTTTATCTACATCGTTCTTGTTTACCAAAGTTGCTGTTGGATGGAATCATTCTTTGGTATTGACGGGTATGGGCATTCATTTCACGCTATAACGAGTTCcgtttattcattttttttcttccttttaccTGGTGAAAAGATAGCGTCGTTATGTAGCAGCCTCGAATATATTTTAAACAGGTGGAGAAGTTTTTATGCTTGGTGGAAATCACCATGGAGTTCTTAGTAATCCTGAAAAAATTACTCCAATAAAGCACTTAGCAGGTAATGCCCTTGATCCGACCCAAACAACACTCGCATAAACTTGACATATCTGAATGATCATCGTACATTTGTACTAGAATTGTGATCGCTGCTGATTGCGTGTGTGATTCTTTGCACAGCGACAGATCGGAGGGAAGTTGTCCTGGAGAAAGTCCCCGACCTCGAAGGGACTGGAATTGTGCACATTGCATCTGGAGCTGAGCACTCTGCTATTGTGACCGAGGATGGAGTGATTAAGACATGGGGTTGGGGTGAACATGGTCAGCTTGGCTTGGGAAATACAGATGACCAAACGAGTCCTCAAGAAGTGAGTTTCGGCCACAGATTTCGGAAAGAAGCGGACACAATCGAGATTTACTGCGGTAGCGGGTTTACAATTGTCGTAAGAACTTCACGTCGCTGTTCTCAGACAGATTAACAAACCATTTACCCGAGCTTTCGAAACAAGAAGCGCTGCAGAGTGATTGTCGAGATGGAAAACTCCTCATTGAATTCCTTATCACAATTAAAAAATTCGGGTTTTACATGAAAAAGGAAAAACGACACCATGTTACGTATGAAGCATGACATAAAAGAATCACGAGTTAAAATCTACTGCCTATAATGTTGAATCTGGGGAAGAATTGCTGCTTGTTTTCGATGAATATCCCCTTACGCTTGCTGGGGGACCTCTGTTGTGTGTGTTATGTTATGATCAGGACGTTGTTTTCGTATCCGTTGTTGCGAACAATTGGGCGTAGGGGATCAATCCGCCATTTACCATCGACAATGAACTTGATCTGAAATGCAACATGATGAAAACATTAATCAATGGGGTTCTAACGTTGTAAAGACTCGACCACATAATAACACTATTTACTTGCCTCGTATCTGCCCGGATACAATTTAAGGCACAAAGAGAAGATTCCTGTACGCGACTTCTCCATCTTTCTCTGCAAGCAACCACCACAGGTAACAACATTTGTATTACAAAAGCAAGTAGAAGACTAAATGCTAAGAAGCATTACCACAAAGTAGTACTAATATTTCCGAAAATGCGGGTAAATGCAAGTATGAATACCTCATGGAACAAAAAAATACATGCGCATGGTAATATAACTGTTAGGAGTCTGTGACATATGGCATATTTCTGTTGCTTCTGTTAGTAATAGTTGGATGAGAGTTAGTTGGGTGGGTTGTTTGTTAGAACTCACTACATATAACGAATTGTAAAGGAAGTTGAGATATGAATGAAATTGTGAATGTTCTATGTTCTCTGTATTCTCTATGTGCAATCTCTCGAAGACGTAGCTAGGTCTTAACATTTGGTATCGAGCCAGACGTTTTGATCCTACCAAATCCTTCGCGTTTGCATGTCGCGCAAGTCATTGCGAAAAACCATGGAAGCTCGCGTTTCCAGTTTGGAGTCGAAATTCGACGACGTCAAGAATTCCCAAGATGAAATCAAGTCGACACTCGCTCAATTGCAATCGATGATGGCACGTTTCGCTGGTGGGTCGATTAGAGAATCATCCGAGGCCACTATGGGCGATCCCCAATTTCAGAATCCGATGAACCCTAATGTTGCTCGTCACGAAATTGGGCAGAATTTCAATTACCAACCACGACCACCGTTTTTTAAGATGGAATTTCCAAGGTTCAATGATGGGGATGATCCGCTGGGATAGATCTACAAGGCTGAGCATTATTTTGATTTCTTCAATATCGCTGATGCGCAGAAGGTCAAGCTTGCGTCCTTTCACATGGAAGGGGAAGCACTGCAATGGTTCCAATGGGCTCGATGCCTTACCAACTATCC
The nucleotide sequence above comes from Malus sylvestris chromosome 16, drMalSylv7.2, whole genome shotgun sequence. Encoded proteins:
- the LOC126608155 gene encoding ultraviolet-B receptor UVR8 isoform X2 → MEESEESRVAKHDEEGSSEQQIWSWGAGTDGQLGTGRLQDEHLPQLLRLPSLAPAAGSICSLACGGAHVLALTSGGKVLTWGRGTSGQLGHPDTVNSPNPKFVMSLNNLFITHASAGWNHSGFVSDAGDLFTCGDGSFGQLGHGDFQSHCYPVKVSFFVDKHVEQIACGMRHSLVLVKGDEVYAFGSGKRGQLGISEEKIKLVNIPERIHGFDSVKITSIAANGDHSAALSADGHLYTWGRGFGGISSAHSPQRLSTSFLFTKVAVGWNHSLVLTGGEVFMLGGNHHGVLSNPEKITPIKHLADRREVVLEKVPDLEGTGIVHIASGAEHSAIVTEDGVIKTWGWGEHGQLGLGNTDDQTSPQEVSFGHRFRKEADTIEIYCGSGFTIVVRTSRRCSQTD
- the LOC126608155 gene encoding ultraviolet-B receptor UVR8 isoform X1: MEESEESRVAKHDEEGSSEQQIWSWGAGTDGQLGTGRLQDEHLPQLLRLPSLAPAAGSICSLACGGAHVLALTSGGKVLTWGRGTSGQLGHPDTVNSPNPKFVMSLNNLFITHASAGWNHSGFVSDAGDLFTCGDGSFGQLGHGDFQSHCYPVKVSFFVDKHVEQIACGMRHSLVLVKGDEVYAFGSGKRGQLGISEEKIKLVNIPERIHGFDSVKITSIAANGDHSAALSADGHLYTWGRGFGGISSAHSPQRLSTSFLFTKVAVGWNHSLVLTGGEVFMLGGNHHGVLSNPEKITPIKHLAATDRREVVLEKVPDLEGTGIVHIASGAEHSAIVTEDGVIKTWGWGEHGQLGLGNTDDQTSPQEVSFGHRFRKEADTIEIYCGSGFTIVVRTSRRCSQTD